A window from Cydia amplana chromosome 12, ilCydAmpl1.1, whole genome shotgun sequence encodes these proteins:
- the LOC134652814 gene encoding POU domain, class 6, transcription factor 2 isoform X2 yields the protein MSEGADVGRHSPPRPQQEPINLKNEQAESDRESGASSPEAARQLAEPRTPSPRRTPHQLNGSMASMFQNLQNLASMQQNMPQQMSQQLQQQMSQQMSQLAANLQGLTSMPSSVINSPLNLSVSAPGMGSPNPVGNSNMLPPAMPSPMPQLILASGQLVQGIQGAQLLIPTSQGIATQTILTIPVNHVNSNDQMVNLALNNGQVVSTSLANLQAMAQPHQLLNSNPQQPRPNMLNPTLSNALLNPGLPNFLSNGASSAQELLQAFQQPQPNHNLLQTVQQNNMNQQMQGRRSSSPRPDRHYKERENFERYASSSRERSERENQGNAAINSINRLAASNGEITITTSAHSGTGSSAGSAPAPSPHAPVKMSPGSVKSSHDDDLLADSPNQPTISQSSSNVVDGINLEDIKEFAKAFKLRRLGLGLTQTQVGQALSVTEGPAYSQSAICRFEKLDITPKSAQKIKPVLERWMKEAEERYATGQNHLTDFIGMEPSKKRKRRTSFTPQALELLNAHFERNTHPSGTEITGLAHQLGYEREVIRIWFCNKRQALKNTVRMMSKGMV from the exons CAGGCGGAGTCTGACCGGGAGAGCGGCGCGAGCTCGCCGGAGGCGGCCCGTCAGCTAGCAGAGCCGCGGACTCCCTCCCCGCGCCGCACCCCGCACCAGCTGAATGGCTCCA TGGCGTCCATGTTTCAAAACCTGCAGAACCTGGCCAGCATGCAGCAGAACATGCCGCAGCAGATGTCCCAGCAGCTGCAGCAGCAGATGTCGCAGCAGATGTCGCAGTTGGCTGCCAACCTGCAGGGGCTGACGTCCATGCCGTCCTCCGTCATCAACTCTCCTTTGAACTTGAGCGTCAGCGCGCCAG GCATGGGATCCCCCAACCCCGTGGGCAACAGCAACATGCTGCCGCCAGCCATGCCGTCGCCCATGCCGCAGCTCATCCTGGCTTCAGGGCAGCTGGTGCAGGGCATACAGGGAGCTCAGCTGCTAATACCGACCTCACAGG GTATCGCCACGCAAACCATCCTCACAATACCAGTCAACCACGTCAACTCCAACGACCAGATGGTGAACCTGGCGCTCAACAACGGGCAGGTCGTCTCAACATCACTAGCCAACCTGCAAGCCATGGCTCAACCGCACCAGCTCCTCAACTCCAACCCTCAGCAACCTAGACCCAACATGCTCAACCCTACATTGAGCAACGCGCTACTGAATCCTGGGTTACCAAATTTCTTGTCCAACGGAGCTTCAAGCGCCCAAGAGCTGCTCCAAGCCTTCCAGCAGCCTCAACCTAATCATAATCTCCTTCAAACTGTGCAGCAGAACAATATGAACCAGCAGATGCAAGGACGGCGATCGTCGTCCCCAAGGCCTGATCGGCATTATAAGGAGAGGGAGAACTTTGAGAGATACGCGAGCAGTTCGAGGGAAAGGAGTGAACGGGAGAACCAGGGGAATGCGGCGATTAACAGTATTAACAG GCTCGCAGCCTCGAACGGCGAGATCACGATCACCACATCAGCGCACTCTGGCACCGGCAGCTCTGCGGGTTCAGCACCAGCCCCGTCACCCCACGCGCCCGTCAAGATGTCACCCGGCTCTGTCAAGAGCTCGCACGACGACGACCTGCTGGCTGACTCGCCAA ATCAACCAACAATAAGCCAATCGTCCAGTAACGTCGTCGACGGAATCAACCTAGAAGACATTAAGGAATTCGCAAAGGCCTTCAAGCTACGGCGGCTTGGCCTAGGCCTCACCCAAACACAGGTCGGTCAGGCCTTGTCCGTCACCGAAGGCCCCGCTTACAGCCAAAGTGCCATTTGCAG ATTTGAGAAATTGGATATAACACCAAAAAGTGCGCAGAAAATCAAACCGGTGCTCGAACGTTGGATGAAGGAAGCTGAAGAGAG GTATGCAACCGGGCAGAACCATCTGACTGATTTCATCGGTATGGAGCCAAGCAAGAAGCGTAAACGACGGACCTCATTCACACCACAAGCTTTGGAACTGCTGAACGCGCACTTCGAGAGGAACACGCATCCGTCTG GTACAGAAATAACCGGCCTAGCACACCAACTGGGCTACGAACGCGAAGTCATTAGAATATGGTTCTGCAACAAACGCCAAGCTCTCAAAAACACCGTTAGAATGATGTCAAAAGGAATGGTCTAA
- the LOC134652814 gene encoding POU domain, class 6, transcription factor 2 isoform X1, which yields MSEGADVGRHSPPRPQQEPINLKNEQAESDRESGASSPEAARQLAEPRTPSPRRTPHQLNGSMASMFQNLQNLASMQQNMPQQMSQQLQQQMSQQMSQLAANLQGLTSMPSSVINSPLNLSVSAPGMGSPNPVGNSNMLPPAMPSPMPQLILASGQLVQGIQGAQLLIPTSQGIATQTILTIPVNHVNSNDQMVNLALNNGQVVSTSLANLQAMAQPHQLLNSNPQQPRPNMLNPTLSNALLNPGLPNFLSNGASSAQELLQAFQQPQPNHNLLQTVQQNNMNQQMQGRRSSSPRPDRHYKERENFERYASSSRERSERENQGNAAINSINRLAASNGEITITTSAHSGTGSSAGSAPAPSPHAPVKMSPGSVKSSHDDDLLADSPNQPTISQSSSNVVDGINLEDIKEFAKAFKLRRLGLGLTQTQVGQALSVTEGPAYSQSAICSALASQMLAAQLSSQQQNIFEKLDITPKSAQKIKPVLERWMKEAEERYATGQNHLTDFIGMEPSKKRKRRTSFTPQALELLNAHFERNTHPSGTEITGLAHQLGYEREVIRIWFCNKRQALKNTVRMMSKGMV from the exons CAGGCGGAGTCTGACCGGGAGAGCGGCGCGAGCTCGCCGGAGGCGGCCCGTCAGCTAGCAGAGCCGCGGACTCCCTCCCCGCGCCGCACCCCGCACCAGCTGAATGGCTCCA TGGCGTCCATGTTTCAAAACCTGCAGAACCTGGCCAGCATGCAGCAGAACATGCCGCAGCAGATGTCCCAGCAGCTGCAGCAGCAGATGTCGCAGCAGATGTCGCAGTTGGCTGCCAACCTGCAGGGGCTGACGTCCATGCCGTCCTCCGTCATCAACTCTCCTTTGAACTTGAGCGTCAGCGCGCCAG GCATGGGATCCCCCAACCCCGTGGGCAACAGCAACATGCTGCCGCCAGCCATGCCGTCGCCCATGCCGCAGCTCATCCTGGCTTCAGGGCAGCTGGTGCAGGGCATACAGGGAGCTCAGCTGCTAATACCGACCTCACAGG GTATCGCCACGCAAACCATCCTCACAATACCAGTCAACCACGTCAACTCCAACGACCAGATGGTGAACCTGGCGCTCAACAACGGGCAGGTCGTCTCAACATCACTAGCCAACCTGCAAGCCATGGCTCAACCGCACCAGCTCCTCAACTCCAACCCTCAGCAACCTAGACCCAACATGCTCAACCCTACATTGAGCAACGCGCTACTGAATCCTGGGTTACCAAATTTCTTGTCCAACGGAGCTTCAAGCGCCCAAGAGCTGCTCCAAGCCTTCCAGCAGCCTCAACCTAATCATAATCTCCTTCAAACTGTGCAGCAGAACAATATGAACCAGCAGATGCAAGGACGGCGATCGTCGTCCCCAAGGCCTGATCGGCATTATAAGGAGAGGGAGAACTTTGAGAGATACGCGAGCAGTTCGAGGGAAAGGAGTGAACGGGAGAACCAGGGGAATGCGGCGATTAACAGTATTAACAG GCTCGCAGCCTCGAACGGCGAGATCACGATCACCACATCAGCGCACTCTGGCACCGGCAGCTCTGCGGGTTCAGCACCAGCCCCGTCACCCCACGCGCCCGTCAAGATGTCACCCGGCTCTGTCAAGAGCTCGCACGACGACGACCTGCTGGCTGACTCGCCAA ATCAACCAACAATAAGCCAATCGTCCAGTAACGTCGTCGACGGAATCAACCTAGAAGACATTAAGGAATTCGCAAAGGCCTTCAAGCTACGGCGGCTTGGCCTAGGCCTCACCCAAACACAGGTCGGTCAGGCCTTGTCCGTCACCGAAGGCCCCGCTTACAGCCAAAGTGCCATTTGCAG TGCCCTGGCTTCGCAGATGCTAGCAGCTCAGCTGTCGTCACAGCAACAAAACAT ATTTGAGAAATTGGATATAACACCAAAAAGTGCGCAGAAAATCAAACCGGTGCTCGAACGTTGGATGAAGGAAGCTGAAGAGAG GTATGCAACCGGGCAGAACCATCTGACTGATTTCATCGGTATGGAGCCAAGCAAGAAGCGTAAACGACGGACCTCATTCACACCACAAGCTTTGGAACTGCTGAACGCGCACTTCGAGAGGAACACGCATCCGTCTG GTACAGAAATAACCGGCCTAGCACACCAACTGGGCTACGAACGCGAAGTCATTAGAATATGGTTCTGCAACAAACGCCAAGCTCTCAAAAACACCGTTAGAATGATGTCAAAAGGAATGGTCTAA
- the LOC134652814 gene encoding POU domain, class 6, transcription factor 2 isoform X3 has protein sequence MSEGADVGRHSPPRPQQEPINLKNEQAESDRESGASSPEAARQLAEPRTPSPRRTPHQLNGSMASMFQNLQNLASMQQNMPQQMSQQLQQQMSQQMSQLAANLQGLTSMPSSVINSPLNLSVSAPGMGSPNPVGNSNMLPPAMPSPMPQLILASGQLVQGIQGAQLLIPTSQGIATQTILTIPVNHVNSNDQMVNLALNNGQVVSTSLANLQAMAQPHQLLNSNPQQPRPNMLNPTLSNALLNPGLPNFLSNGASSAQELLQAFQQPQPNHNLLQTVQQNNMNQQMQGRRSSSPRPDRHYKERENFERYASSSRERSERENQGNAAINSINRLAASNGEITITTSAHSGTGSSAGSAPAPSPHAPVKMSPGSVKSSHDDDLLADSPNQPTISQSSSNVVDGINLEDIKEFAKAFKLRRLGLGLTQTQVGQALSVTEGPAYSQSAICSALASQMLAAQLSSQQQNMYATGQNHLTDFIGMEPSKKRKRRTSFTPQALELLNAHFERNTHPSGTEITGLAHQLGYEREVIRIWFCNKRQALKNTVRMMSKGMV, from the exons CAGGCGGAGTCTGACCGGGAGAGCGGCGCGAGCTCGCCGGAGGCGGCCCGTCAGCTAGCAGAGCCGCGGACTCCCTCCCCGCGCCGCACCCCGCACCAGCTGAATGGCTCCA TGGCGTCCATGTTTCAAAACCTGCAGAACCTGGCCAGCATGCAGCAGAACATGCCGCAGCAGATGTCCCAGCAGCTGCAGCAGCAGATGTCGCAGCAGATGTCGCAGTTGGCTGCCAACCTGCAGGGGCTGACGTCCATGCCGTCCTCCGTCATCAACTCTCCTTTGAACTTGAGCGTCAGCGCGCCAG GCATGGGATCCCCCAACCCCGTGGGCAACAGCAACATGCTGCCGCCAGCCATGCCGTCGCCCATGCCGCAGCTCATCCTGGCTTCAGGGCAGCTGGTGCAGGGCATACAGGGAGCTCAGCTGCTAATACCGACCTCACAGG GTATCGCCACGCAAACCATCCTCACAATACCAGTCAACCACGTCAACTCCAACGACCAGATGGTGAACCTGGCGCTCAACAACGGGCAGGTCGTCTCAACATCACTAGCCAACCTGCAAGCCATGGCTCAACCGCACCAGCTCCTCAACTCCAACCCTCAGCAACCTAGACCCAACATGCTCAACCCTACATTGAGCAACGCGCTACTGAATCCTGGGTTACCAAATTTCTTGTCCAACGGAGCTTCAAGCGCCCAAGAGCTGCTCCAAGCCTTCCAGCAGCCTCAACCTAATCATAATCTCCTTCAAACTGTGCAGCAGAACAATATGAACCAGCAGATGCAAGGACGGCGATCGTCGTCCCCAAGGCCTGATCGGCATTATAAGGAGAGGGAGAACTTTGAGAGATACGCGAGCAGTTCGAGGGAAAGGAGTGAACGGGAGAACCAGGGGAATGCGGCGATTAACAGTATTAACAG GCTCGCAGCCTCGAACGGCGAGATCACGATCACCACATCAGCGCACTCTGGCACCGGCAGCTCTGCGGGTTCAGCACCAGCCCCGTCACCCCACGCGCCCGTCAAGATGTCACCCGGCTCTGTCAAGAGCTCGCACGACGACGACCTGCTGGCTGACTCGCCAA ATCAACCAACAATAAGCCAATCGTCCAGTAACGTCGTCGACGGAATCAACCTAGAAGACATTAAGGAATTCGCAAAGGCCTTCAAGCTACGGCGGCTTGGCCTAGGCCTCACCCAAACACAGGTCGGTCAGGCCTTGTCCGTCACCGAAGGCCCCGCTTACAGCCAAAGTGCCATTTGCAG TGCCCTGGCTTCGCAGATGCTAGCAGCTCAGCTGTCGTCACAGCAACAAAACAT GTATGCAACCGGGCAGAACCATCTGACTGATTTCATCGGTATGGAGCCAAGCAAGAAGCGTAAACGACGGACCTCATTCACACCACAAGCTTTGGAACTGCTGAACGCGCACTTCGAGAGGAACACGCATCCGTCTG GTACAGAAATAACCGGCCTAGCACACCAACTGGGCTACGAACGCGAAGTCATTAGAATATGGTTCTGCAACAAACGCCAAGCTCTCAAAAACACCGTTAGAATGATGTCAAAAGGAATGGTCTAA
- the LOC134652814 gene encoding POU domain, class 6, transcription factor 1 isoform X4, producing MSEGADVGRHSPPRPQQEPINLKNEQAESDRESGASSPEAARQLAEPRTPSPRRTPHQLNGSMASMFQNLQNLASMQQNMPQQMSQQLQQQMSQQMSQLAANLQGLTSMPSSVINSPLNLSVSAPGMGSPNPVGNSNMLPPAMPSPMPQLILASGQLVQGIQGAQLLIPTSQGIATQTILTIPVNHVNSNDQMVNLALNNGQVVSTSLANLQAMAQPHQLLNSNPQQPRPNMLNPTLSNALLNPGLPNFLSNGASSAQELLQAFQQPQPNHNLLQTVQQNNMNQQMQGRRSSSPRPDRHYKERENFERYASSSRERSERENQGNAAINSINRLAASNGEITITTSAHSGTGSSAGSAPAPSPHAPVKMSPGSVKSSHDDDLLADSPNQPTISQSSSNVVDGINLEDIKEFAKAFKLRRLGLGLTQTQVGQALSVTEGPAYSQSAICRYATGQNHLTDFIGMEPSKKRKRRTSFTPQALELLNAHFERNTHPSGTEITGLAHQLGYEREVIRIWFCNKRQALKNTVRMMSKGMV from the exons CAGGCGGAGTCTGACCGGGAGAGCGGCGCGAGCTCGCCGGAGGCGGCCCGTCAGCTAGCAGAGCCGCGGACTCCCTCCCCGCGCCGCACCCCGCACCAGCTGAATGGCTCCA TGGCGTCCATGTTTCAAAACCTGCAGAACCTGGCCAGCATGCAGCAGAACATGCCGCAGCAGATGTCCCAGCAGCTGCAGCAGCAGATGTCGCAGCAGATGTCGCAGTTGGCTGCCAACCTGCAGGGGCTGACGTCCATGCCGTCCTCCGTCATCAACTCTCCTTTGAACTTGAGCGTCAGCGCGCCAG GCATGGGATCCCCCAACCCCGTGGGCAACAGCAACATGCTGCCGCCAGCCATGCCGTCGCCCATGCCGCAGCTCATCCTGGCTTCAGGGCAGCTGGTGCAGGGCATACAGGGAGCTCAGCTGCTAATACCGACCTCACAGG GTATCGCCACGCAAACCATCCTCACAATACCAGTCAACCACGTCAACTCCAACGACCAGATGGTGAACCTGGCGCTCAACAACGGGCAGGTCGTCTCAACATCACTAGCCAACCTGCAAGCCATGGCTCAACCGCACCAGCTCCTCAACTCCAACCCTCAGCAACCTAGACCCAACATGCTCAACCCTACATTGAGCAACGCGCTACTGAATCCTGGGTTACCAAATTTCTTGTCCAACGGAGCTTCAAGCGCCCAAGAGCTGCTCCAAGCCTTCCAGCAGCCTCAACCTAATCATAATCTCCTTCAAACTGTGCAGCAGAACAATATGAACCAGCAGATGCAAGGACGGCGATCGTCGTCCCCAAGGCCTGATCGGCATTATAAGGAGAGGGAGAACTTTGAGAGATACGCGAGCAGTTCGAGGGAAAGGAGTGAACGGGAGAACCAGGGGAATGCGGCGATTAACAGTATTAACAG GCTCGCAGCCTCGAACGGCGAGATCACGATCACCACATCAGCGCACTCTGGCACCGGCAGCTCTGCGGGTTCAGCACCAGCCCCGTCACCCCACGCGCCCGTCAAGATGTCACCCGGCTCTGTCAAGAGCTCGCACGACGACGACCTGCTGGCTGACTCGCCAA ATCAACCAACAATAAGCCAATCGTCCAGTAACGTCGTCGACGGAATCAACCTAGAAGACATTAAGGAATTCGCAAAGGCCTTCAAGCTACGGCGGCTTGGCCTAGGCCTCACCCAAACACAGGTCGGTCAGGCCTTGTCCGTCACCGAAGGCCCCGCTTACAGCCAAAGTGCCATTTGCAG GTATGCAACCGGGCAGAACCATCTGACTGATTTCATCGGTATGGAGCCAAGCAAGAAGCGTAAACGACGGACCTCATTCACACCACAAGCTTTGGAACTGCTGAACGCGCACTTCGAGAGGAACACGCATCCGTCTG GTACAGAAATAACCGGCCTAGCACACCAACTGGGCTACGAACGCGAAGTCATTAGAATATGGTTCTGCAACAAACGCCAAGCTCTCAAAAACACCGTTAGAATGATGTCAAAAGGAATGGTCTAA